In Vespula pensylvanica isolate Volc-1 chromosome 2, ASM1446617v1, whole genome shotgun sequence, the genomic window TAATTCTGGATTATAGTCGAGTAGAAAATAATCCGTTTCGTCGTTCGACGTACCTGCAGTCGTTTTCTCAGTGACGTCACTAGCTATCTGTGTTAAAATCAATCTCGAACTTCGCTATGATATGATTTACAAAGATTTGCCTAATTATTTTATGTGGGATTTGCTACTTAcaactactttttctttctccttacaTAGGATTCTCTCGCgtatttcatcgatcgatttgataGCACTGtaatcgttccttttttcgaaCGTTGTTTCCTACAAAcaaggaaaaatgaataaataaataagagtaaataaaattaaaccgATGATACTCGATGCAATCAGTTGAATTCCttattcacacacacacacacacacacacacacacacacatattaccGCATCCGTATGCCTCTTCCGTCGTTTCGAagattgtattaaaaaatgaacgtTTGGTGGTACGTAACTTGTTTGAATTTCGGAGATACGAATTTCATCTTCATCCCCATCGATAGAGTGTTGCGTTTCTTTGCTCTCGGATGATCGAAGCAaggtattataattttcaacgaaattattCTTAGTCTGTTCTTGAGAATTGTGAATAGGGCTAAATGTACGACGATGGGGTAATTTATCGGTGATTTGCGATCGCGATAAAGCAATGAAAATTATAGTGATTGGCAACAAAACCGCGGGTATCAATAGCATTAGTCTGACGCGAAATCGCCAAGTATCATCGCCTTCTGTGCACCatctaatgaaatattagattaaaaaaaaaacaaataattaataaagaacaaaaaatgaagagcaaatttcataaattacgTACTTTAATCTACCAGTTTCCTCATTAATAGCAAGTCGACAAGGTGGGCAAGGACCACCGTCGCTGAAGAAATCCTCGTCGTCGTATTGGCTCCTATCGTTTCCCCTCATTttacttaaaagaaaaaaaagaaatatatgtgtgtgtatgtatgtatgtatatatagattatcatCCTTGTAAAGGTAAGGTACACTACAAATTATTACctattgtatatatctattttaacgATTTCTCGTAGAAGTTTATTTTTAGGTAAGATGAACCTAATGTAAATGTggaataaaacatatataaaccATTTTATATCGACGATATCGCAAATCGTAAATAAGCAACTGTGATCATTCGAATGTTCTATCCAAAATTATAACACACGAATTCGCATTtctaaataaacatttaattaaatataattataattatataattagcAAAATGGTCAACGATTTGACCTTAAACTTTTGCTATCATTCATCCGATAAAATGCAACATTGATAATCATATCAAATTGTACTTATAACGTACTTTCGACCCACGCATCATTTTACTACAATGACGCGGAATGTCAAATCTTTTCCATCCAACATTCAAAATCAACATTAATTACATTTCTAGATTTAATTTGATTAggataatatcatttttatataattcaatatatgAACAGAgaacaataatttaatattataatatatatttttgaatactCTCATTACATTCTctcataaatattcttttactatatatacatacgtgtaattttcttttagtttttagTTTTCAAATCCATGTAGTTTGTTTCCACTATCAAACatgttttattagaaaaagatcatGTCAGTTAAAGCACTCACCGCTACGTGGTATAATGCTGAGGCAAAAAGATGCGTCAACTTCATCGCTGTCACTTAACACATTGATAAGAACAAGAGCGTTACGGCCAAATTActaatgaaagagagagagagagagagagggagggagagagagagagagagagagagagaNNNNNNNNNNNNNNNNNNNNNNNNNNNNNNNNNNNNNNNNNNNNNNNNNNNNNNNNNNNNNNNNNNNNNNNNNNNNNNNNNNNNNNNNNNNNNNNNNNNNgagggagggagagagagagagagagagagagagagagagagagagagagaaaagtgtgTGCTTGCGTctctgtgtgcgtgtgtgtttttAGATTCATGAAAATAGATCTCACGAAGAATATCTCATAGAACAAGTTTAAGAaggatttcttttaaataacacACACAAAAAACACTTAAAATTTTAGATGGTATACTCTCGATAGCATAAACATCAAAGATTAGTACAAGTGAATTTGTTCTGACATTTTATACGTCTCTACGGCTTACGAGCAACGATGAACCACGATGTTCGGAAGACCGTGATTACCATATACGCACGCACACTTCAACGACTCTTTTAACGTGGTCCTTACGTCGAATCATTCATGCCAATCGACCCTAATAACTAATGGTTATCGTCTAATAACGCAATATGCCGTGTTTCACATtctatgtgtgcgtgcgtgtgtatgcgCGTAACTTCGAATATACTATACCTGTTTCCCTTTCAATTCatacgatttaaatatttgacgCCGATGAAATTACTTTTCGACAAAGTTCCTCTTTTCAcaaaaaatcttcttttttttagttgtATTTCTTAAACCACGAAAAGACATCtgtcataattatttaaaacaatatcATGCAAAATCATAAGACAAATTTCTTTCAAGATTACCGATAGatcataaacatttttcttgatCAACAACAAAGATAATACGAATAATGAAAGTGTTAATCGTTCGGAAAAAGTcgatgtttcttcttctcttacccgataaaatgatatttcacttttattcCATTTGCGATTGCATTTGAATGTGAAATGTGAATTTGACTTTGATACGAGCATGCAGAGACATCTGGTATAGATCTTTTTAAGGCAAGTACGCGAGAATAGTAGGCTTTTATCATTGCTATTAATGCCGCAAACTTGATTGCACATattgtattttcattatattttttagtcgatatatgtatttaattttataacatttttaacaaatgCTCCCCTTCCCATCGATTCTACATATATTCTATGgcaatgcatatatatgtacagacAGATGCATATAGCTGAAATTTTCATGCAATTGACTactctaatttatatataaatgttggCACACACGTgtttatacgatttataacatttataattcGAAAAGTTGTACACACAGAGTGCTAACAGATTGATACATCCCGAGCGAGATTAAGCAAAAGtacaatagtaatagtaacgatataacataataattcccataaaaatttattccaatttacatatatattttatataaattatagtttgcaaaaaatactatattttGCTTGATTtagttctttttcgtttttttgtgtttctttttactaatatttgaattttctgTCAGGATTTtgtcactttttcttttttctattgcaTTTACTAAGTTTCCCTTCACGGTAGAAACAGATTGTTCAACGACTTGTGGCGTTATCGGAGGGACGCTGAAACCTGGAATCTGTAATTACATAGAACATACGAAAAATGAGTAAAATTTGGTGACTAATGTagtaaatatacttttaatccTTTTCTATGGTATTTACCTCTGGCTTTACAAGCTTGAAAATCAATTTCTCGTGTTGAATGTTAGATCTGTCTAAACTTAACTGCACTACAATAAGATCAAATGTACGAAATGTGATATTTCCGTATGATTGAGAATGATCCTCTCGATTATATGTAAAAGTAACTGAtcctgttttatttaaatacactGTGCCTTCTAAACCATATTTCGGAACGAGTACTTGCAGGGCATTTTTTCgtacaaaaagaatatatccttcttcgtctttgaCTTTCTCTCGAAAAAACAACTAAATGACATAAATACTTAACATGTGCGTGTGCTTACTTTTTAAGTAAATAACATGAGTAAATtacaaaagagataataatatataaatacatgtatattcaATGCAATCGATGCTCGACTAGCATACTGTGCCATCCTATGTCGATAGTTCAAATTAAGACATAATGCGTGGTTTTGCTGTTTATCCAATAACTCTGGACAAGTAACATCTGCTCCGATACATATTGCTAAGAGACGATGCACGATAATATCCGCATATCTACGAATAAATTGAATCAAATTGACAAATTCAAATTGGATGCAATGGCATACACGTTATTAATAGATTTGGTGAATTAAGCTGTATATACGAAATTTGGTATGTACTTGGACCTGCCTATAccaaaagatgaaaaatggatggaaaatatattaaatgtatagaAACATTTCTACTAAAATTAATgtatttctttgaataatcATTACCTGCGGATAGGCGATGtgaagtgtgtatatattggGGTAGCTAATCCATAATGATAGAATTCATTTTGTTGATGCATTCCACTAATGAAATATACTGCTTGCATCAAACATCTTGTTGTCAAAATTCTCAacataatattgaaataaggattgtcttctttttcagCTTTATCTAGCGATTCAGCTAGTTCTTTTCCACTGTTTGTATTTATTACGAAGCCCTattaaaacatatacataaaaatttatacttgtatacgtacatctttcttttctcttcactATCTTACCTGATTTTTTCCAGCTTTAATCAAtgattcaaaatttttttgtgGTGGTTCCGGATGCCTTCTCAGCATTGCACATTCTGGAAAttctgtaataattttttctgctACTGAAACGTTTGCAAGTAACATGAATTCTTCGATCATAAAGTTTGTGTCTCTCAAATGTTTAACTTGCACGTCGATCGGTTCATGAGTTTCATTATCTTCTTGCAAATAGATCTCAGGTGATGCCAAGGTCAAAGCCctgcaaataaatatatatcatcaaGGCTTGAAAAATGTAGTAATATACTTATGCATGTTCGAGGGGGAGAGgcaagtaataatattttctcgtaCCCCTTGtccgttcgtttcttcttcaatttttttgcaaaattatttaaatttcttaatgACTTGGCAAGTACATCGTTTTGATTAACgtcatcgatttttatttgagCTTCTTCATAGGTCATAGCACGACGTGAACGAATCACGGACTTACAAAATCTagtatttatgatatttgcATCGGAGTTCATCTCCCATATACAAGAAAAAGTTAATctatcttcgttctctctcagGGAGCACAAATTGTTACTTAATAGTTCTGCAAATAatgcgatatattttattttcataataatacttgttaaaaaattagataaagtAAATTACACATTTCCTACCTGGTATCATAGAAATCCTTTTATCAAGAAGATATACCGTAGTACCTCTTAAAGCAGCTTCTTTATCCAAAGCTGTTCCAGGCTTAATAAAATGGGATACATCTGCAATGTGAACACCAACTTCGTAATTACCATTTGGTAATAATCTACAGTGTAAAGCATCATCAATATCGGTACACTTTGGTGGATCTACGGAACAAATATCTAAATGCCTAAGATCCTCCCTTTCTGCGATAACCTGAATATTGTGAAAACCTGTTATAAGAAAATTCACCGCAAaacaatgtaattattttaaaaccaattatatttacattttctggTATACTCCATGGCATTTTAGGAAGGAAACTAAGTACTGCATCGGAAAATCGGCTGTGCGGAACATCGTATTCTAAAAGTAATACTTCGTTTTCCGTTTCTTTATCTCCAATGTTACCTAAAGCTCGTACAAAATGACCCAATGGATATCTGGAATTTCTTGGCCATGAATCTATGGCTACTATAATTCTTTGTTTGCTTAATAATTCGGATTGCCTAGTTTCTATTCTAACTTTAGGAATTTTTCTCTCAGCAGGTACAAAAAGATGTTTTACATTCTGAATGATATAACAAAAGATaagtataaaatgtaattaaaattataacgatatgagaatttatcaatatacggattatatatttactccTTGAATAATACTTGGTTGTAAGATACCACAATATTGCCTCCATTTTCTTCTAATGATACCCACTATTTTCCCTGTTGGaattctttcactttcttttacaatacatgaattatttaattctttttcatcatttaaTATATCTGCTATATCCGTTTCGTCTTCATCTTGTAATACAATGTCACTGGGAGTTGACCATTGATCTTCTGGAAAAAGTTCTATCGCAACTATGTCACCGTCAATGGCTCTGTTAAGACCCATTCTACCTTGCACCAATATCTAATACGATTCAAAAGCGTGATAACAGATATGTACTTGActatgtatttgtataatattagttAGTTAAAATTTCTTACCGGTTTTTCTATTCCATCTACGTTCACGCTTCCTtccaaaaaattttctttggaCACTGAAAATGTCCcttggaaaaatttttcatttttaataccaTTATGTAATTCTGATGGCGATAAATGACATGGGAAAAATTCCTGTCCCTCTGTTtccaatataaaatttcttttagataACTTATCTAGTAAGAAACTTGAGTTTTCCAATGACTTAATATATTCTTCCACtacgtaaattatattatcatttttcaatattattctttataatttacagTTATTTGCATTtcaatataaagtatattatcTCTATATGTATCTTACTTGAACAGACAGGAATGTTTTCTTGTacagctttttttttattttccagaTCATCTGTTAATAAgacaataagaattttttgtccatcaatatttaaatgtttattgTACCAATTTGTTGCAACCCGTATAGCTCTATCATTACGATCATTTATGTTTTCGCCTGGTACTCTTTCCACGTAagtttctcttaaaaaatacatcattaattaattgtgacataatcgtaatataaaatttttgtgtttaatataattgacCTACTTGTGATGTTcgtttacaaaaatataaaactttcttttaacatcagcaatgatttcttttaatcttttataaacaGTTGGACTTTTATGTCGTACTTCTTCCAAAAcagtttgtaaaataataacattgtaAAAGACATTTTCTGACAATATAtcaatctataaaaatatatatatataacaatattataaaactatatcgatattatgagattgtagatatattttaagattCGTGATAAAAGTTGGCCCTAGGATAGTCTGGATTAGGATTCCAGCTCAAGTTTTTAGCTTTCTAGATAATGGTCTGCACCGTCAAAGTCCGTCTATTCCCTTAGACTCACGAAtgtctattattaaaaatgtaggCGCTGGATCCCATAATATTACTACTAAGAgacaagacaaaaaaaattcgacAAATTACAGACTGCTTACTTGATCTAAAATGATATTGGTATCCAACAACAAATAAtacgacgatgaaaataatgtgCTTTTTGCACTGGAATCTTCATCATCTAGAATGCATTCTCGATTTTTCTGTTTGCAATGATTTGTAAGATATTTTGAATTCTGTTTGCAAATCTTTGAACCACACCAAATATCATCCCGCAAGTAGTGTTCTCTAACAGtctgaataataaaaagaataaaatttatagtcACATGAAGAAGCATAAATTAGTAATAgttctttaaatattaattataccttataaatatttccacCTTTAGTCTTCCTAAAAAAGACCTTTGTCGCCAACATTTTTGtaactatattaaatattttattaatatataattaattctatctataaaaataaagtaatgtTTAATTTCGATAAACTTTTTCAGGTTacagagatatatgtatatatattagttacATTAACCGTCAGAAGACGTCGCCACATGAAAAACTTTCTACGCATGCGCAACAAAAACGATATATTACCAATAATAAAGctaaagatatttattcagagaattttgtatataataaatatatacatatgtattaaaacAAGATATATCACACTTGTAtcaatatctttatttattgttacgCGTAAGGTTTACTAATAATAGTACTGCAGCAAATATGGAATATAATGCAAGATTTTAATACTttgaaaaaagtttcatttcaGTAATATACGaaatgtatttgtataaataagtctctctttcttatatatatttattttataaatatatcaatgcCCAATGATTACCAATTGTATGATCTATATCTtcaaaggagagagaaagtgtgtgagagagagagagagagagagagagagagagagagagagagagagagaaagggtccATTTGTAGTttacaatattacaaaaacTCAAATATTATAGTCACTGCAACAAAATATcatggaaaaaatattttatacaacatTTCATCGCACTGATAGacaactttttaataattttatgaatttcgTATGCCAAGAGCTTGTTCTAACTCAGCTCGTTTTTGTTGGACTTTAGTATAAAAGTAACGACAGACAGCTTCTTGTGCCCAAGGTTGATAGTAAAATTCAGCTCTGCGTTCTTCCTCTGGATTTCCAACAACATCAGTCATTGTTTTTAAATCTCTTGTTTGTGATATAATccatttgttaataaattgttGAGGATCCTTTGCAAAGCTTAAGAAAAATTCacgatttgtttttaattgattaattgttTCAACAGTTTCGTGTATCTTGTTGTCTAGACTTTGTATCTCCTGTTGACTTGCAGttgataatagaaaattattcatctGCGTTTTTAACGTATCATCGACTTCGACTTCTATATCATAACATGCAGTTTGCTTTGTTTCTGTGCCTGTATCAAAATCAATAAATGTAATTAGCAACTAAACAGTCTATGTATGTGGATTATATAATTGTTGACGAACTATGCGTTTAACTGCATATACCTTCTACGCTAATGACATGATTAATCACAATGGGGTCAGGTGGATGCAATAATGGATTTAATCTTTGTGGTATTTCAGCAAATTTCATTCTGGGACAAGCAAAGATTTGTTCCAAATATTTGTcacaatttataaattcacGTTCATGACTGTCTTGAAGTTTGTGAGTTTTTATATACTGCCAAAGTGCTGAAATAATAACAGGTCGAGTTTGTGTATGCACACCTAATAATCGTGCAAGTCGTGAATCTAATTTGAACTGCAACAAAAAATGTGAAAAGTTCACATTATAATATGcacattgtaatatttaaaatatttcttcgaaatatatatatatatatatatatatatatatatatatatataaacgaaaaactaatatatataatacctgTAAAGGCTGATAATcaagaagtagaagaatagTACAACGAACATTTTTGTCTCCTGGTCTTTTTACTTGAAATCCATCAGTTTCTTGTGTAGTTAATGTACGATGCCATTCAACTAAGTGATTATCTGGTCCATATAAATCTTTATCTAATTCAATAACTAGGCTtttaaaaaaggatgaaaattttctcttcacCTATCGCAATGTAcatgtaagaaaaatattattactaacgggaataaaagatttaagatataaataatgtgtaaaaattctttatactttatttataatatgtaaatattctatatactaTACCTTATTAGGATCATTTTTTGTATCGTCTAATAATCTGCCTTCAACTCTTAGTTCCCAAGAAGCAACCGAACCCTCCTCTCCCTCTGCTGCTTCTTTGGCTGGATAAAATgtattggaaataaaaatacgtaacTTTCGTTTCTGTTTCATTGGACGTTTCAAGGCTTCTTGTATATCAAGACGTTTACGCATTATAGTTGCATCTAACTTTCTTTCAAATGCAAGTAAATCCATATAAGCTTGGGATTCTGGTACCAAATCTCGTACTTTTTGAGGTAATATCTTGTCagcaagtttctttttcttcttggatGTGGAATGTGAAAAGTCACTGTTCCAAAAATACCTATATaagtttttgtaaaaattacaGATTCAAGGATCAATGTGTGTACAAATTTGTTGGCAGCATGAGGATGACATGTATGGTTCCTGATTTTCCAGATAGAAGCGATATAAATCATGTATGAGTAAACGAGTGTgcgatatatacacacatgacATACACAcctgcgcgcgcgcgcacacacacatacatacacatatacacagagttatataaaagtatagtttgtagaaaataaatgagagagtctatattaaaaatgatatgcGTTACATACGGTTTTTGCTGCGACAAAGGTATTCTTTGATCAGCACTCCTTTTACCAACAGGAGGCGTTGGCATTGGACCTTGACGCATATTAGTATATGGCTGATTAGGTCTCATTATTCCTCCTGGTCCTGGTGCTGCATTGCTCATTTGTGGAGGAGGTGTAAATCCAGATCTTTGTTGcatctatataaaaagttaagaAACGATCTATGtctgttatttaataatataaaataagaataaattaataatttaaacttACTGGAAAATTTGGTCCTGAATATTGGCGTAGATTTGGTGGTACAGAAGAAGGAGGATACCGTTGCGGAGGAGGACCATTGTTTCCTGTATTTGGAACAGGAAATCTTTGcgccatatttttttatctattctgtattcaaaataaaatatacgtttattgagttaattatactattattCAGTTCAAAAACGTTTGTATATCATAAAGCATATAAATGCAATATTGTAAATCAAAGTAAACACTTTTTAACTTTCTTatgacatatacatacatgtttctttgaaatattaaatctatattcgaaaaaagaaagaaaatgcttAACGTATTAGAAAATGCTAAACGAATACGCATAGATTAAAAACATAAcctgaatttaattttaatatttttctaaattaaatgTGAAGAACTACTCACAACACAAGTTATACAAATTCTTTGATTTAATAC contains:
- the LOC122638205 gene encoding exosome complex exonuclease RRP44 yields the protein MLATKVFFRKTKGGNIYKTVREHYLRDDIWCGSKICKQNSKYLTNHCKQKNRECILDDEDSSAKSTLFSSSYYLLLDTNIILDQIDILSENVFYNVIILQTVLEEVRHKSPTVYKRLKEIIADVKRKFYIFVNEHHKETYVERVPGENINDRNDRAIRVATNWYNKHLNIDGQKILIVLLTDDLENKKKAVQENIPVCSMEEYIKSLENSSFLLDKLSKRNFILETEGQEFFPCHLSPSELHNGIKNEKFFQGTFSVSKENFLEGSVNVDGIEKPILVQGRMGLNRAIDGDIVAIELFPEDQWSTPSDIVLQDEDETDIADILNDEKELNNSCIVKESERIPTGKIVGIIRRKWRQYCGILQPSIIQGNVKHLFVPAERKIPKVRIETRQSELLSKQRIIVAIDSWPRNSRYPLGHFVRALGNIGDKETENEVLLLEYDVPHSRFSDAVLSFLPKMPWSIPENVIAEREDLRHLDICSVDPPKCTDIDDALHCRLLPNGNYEVGVHIADVSHFIKPGTALDKEAALRGTTVYLLDKRISMIPELLSNNLCSLRENEDRLTFSCIWEMNSDANIINTRFCKSVIRSRRAMTYEEAQIKIDDVNQNDVLAKSLRNLNNFAKKLKKKRTDKGALTLASPEIYLQEDNETHEPIDVQVKHLRDTNFMIEEFMLLANVSVAEKIITEFPECAMLRRHPEPPQKNFESLIKAGKNQGFVINTNSGKELAESLDKAEKEDNPYFNIMLRILTTRCLMQAVYFISGMHQQNEFYHYGLATPIYTHFTSPIRRYADIIVHRLLAICIGADVTCPELLDKQQNHALCLNLNYRHRMAQYASRASIALNIHLFFREKVKDEEGYILFVRKNALQVLVPKYGLEGTVYLNKTGSVTFTYNREDHSQSYGNITFRTFDLIVVQLSLDRSNIQHEKLIFKLVKPEIPGFSVPPITPQVVEQSVSTVKGNLVNAIEKRKSDKILTENSNISKKKHKKTKKN
- the LOC122638208 gene encoding brahma-associated protein of 60 kDa isoform X1, producing MAQRFPVPNTGNNGPPPQRYPPSSVPPNLRQYSGPNFPMQQRSGFTPPPQMSNAAPGPGGIMRPNQPYTNMRQGPMPTPPVGKRSADQRIPLSQQKPYFWNSDFSHSTSKKKKKLADKILPQKVRDLVPESQAYMDLLAFERKLDATIMRKRLDIQEALKRPMKQKRKLRIFISNTFYPAKEAAEGEEGSVASWELRVEGRLLDDTKNDPNKVKRKFSSFFKSLVIELDKDLYGPDNHLVEWHRTLTTQETDGFQVKRPGDKNVRCTILLLLDYQPLQFKLDSRLARLLGVHTQTRPVIISALWQYIKTHKLQDSHEREFINCDKYLEQIFACPRMKFAEIPQRLNPLLHPPDPIVINHVISVEGTETKQTACYDIEVEVDDTLKTQMNNFLLSTASQQEIQSLDNKIHETVETINQLKTNREFFLSFAKDPQQFINKWIISQTRDLKTMTDVVGNPEEERRAEFYYQPWAQEAVCRYFYTKVQQKRAELEQALGIRNS
- the LOC122638208 gene encoding brahma-associated protein of 60 kDa isoform X2 is translated as MAQRFPVPNTGNNGPPPQRYPPSSVPPNLRQYSGPNFPMQQRSGFTPPPQMSNAAPGPGGIMRPNQPYTNMRQGPMPTPPVGKRSADQRIPLSQQKPDFSHSTSKKKKKLADKILPQKVRDLVPESQAYMDLLAFERKLDATIMRKRLDIQEALKRPMKQKRKLRIFISNTFYPAKEAAEGEEGSVASWELRVEGRLLDDTKNDPNKVKRKFSSFFKSLVIELDKDLYGPDNHLVEWHRTLTTQETDGFQVKRPGDKNVRCTILLLLDYQPLQFKLDSRLARLLGVHTQTRPVIISALWQYIKTHKLQDSHEREFINCDKYLEQIFACPRMKFAEIPQRLNPLLHPPDPIVINHVISVEGTETKQTACYDIEVEVDDTLKTQMNNFLLSTASQQEIQSLDNKIHETVETINQLKTNREFFLSFAKDPQQFINKWIISQTRDLKTMTDVVGNPEEERRAEFYYQPWAQEAVCRYFYTKVQQKRAELEQALGIRNS